The segment CCACCAGCGCTTCGACCTGGGCCAGCTGGCGCCCGGCACCTATCGCGCGCTGCTGGTGGTGGATACGGGCTCCGACGACGTGTTCGGCGCGGAATACACCATCCGCATCTGACGTGCGGGTTCGCGGCTGGGTGATCACTGGGCTGGGCCTTTGCGCGTTCGCGGAACGCGCGGAGGCCCAGCTCGCGCGCGTGGAGCGCCGCGGGCCGCTGGAGCTGCCGGCGCGCGCGGGCGAGGCGGTCACCGTGCCCTTTCGCGTCACCAACACCTCCGGCGCGCCCGCGACCATCGAACCCGCCCTGGCGCTTCCCGCCGGGTGGCGGGCGACGGGCGGCACGGCGCGCGAGCTGGCCGCGGGCGAGGCCGAGCTCCGGCTGGTGGCGGTTCGCGTGCCCTCCGGCGCGGCGGCGGGCCGCCACGTGGTGCACTACTCGGTGTCGTCATCGGCGGATTCCGCGGTGCTCGTGGTCCCCGAACGGCGGGGGATTGCCGTGGAGCCGGTGGAGACCTCGGCCATGGCTATCGCCGGCGACGAGTACGCTATCCCCTTTCGCCTGTCCAACCGCGGCAACGTGGCCGAGCGGCTGGTCCTTCGCGCGGCGGGCGACCAGGGCGCCCGGCTGCGCGCGGACTCGTCGTCCATCGTGCTGCCCCCCGCGTCGGAACGGGTGATCGCCGTGCGCGGGAGGACGGAGCGCGGGGCGCCCGCCACCGTGCGGCACCAGGTGACGCTCCACGCCTCGTCCCCCAGCGACTCCGCGTCGGCGAGGGTGCTGCTGACGGTCGTCGCGCGGGGCGGGGGAGGGACGCGGCGCCGGCGGCTTCCCGCGGAGCTGGCCGTTCGGGCAGCGGATTCGCTGTCCGCCGCTGGCTTCTCGTTCTCCGCGCGCGGTGCGCTGGACCGCGCGCAGCGGGTGCGGCTGGACGTGCTCGCGCGAACGGCGGACCCGGCGGGAACGCCCTTCCCGCGCC is part of the Longimicrobium sp. genome and harbors:
- a CDS encoding NEW3 domain-containing protein translates to MRVRGWVITGLGLCAFAERAEAQLARVERRGPLELPARAGEAVTVPFRVTNTSGAPATIEPALALPAGWRATGGTARELAAGEAELRLVAVRVPSGAAAGRHVVHYSVSSSADSAVLVVPERRGIAVEPVETSAMAIAGDEYAIPFRLSNRGNVAERLVLRAAGDQGARLRADSSSIVLPPASERVIAVRGRTERGAPATVRHQVTLHASSPSDSASARVLLTVVARGGGGTRRRRLPAELAVRAADSLSAAGFSFSARGALDRAQRVRLDVLARTADPAGTPFPRQDEYRVRLDAPGLSLRAGDDVYWLSRLTGPGRYGFGVGATLRRGVLSAGGIVSRDRRGDGIG